In the genome of Cyclopterus lumpus isolate fCycLum1 chromosome 19, fCycLum1.pri, whole genome shotgun sequence, one region contains:
- the arhgap17a gene encoding rho GTPase-activating protein 17a isoform X3: MKKQFNRMKQLANQTVGRAEKTEVLSDDLLQIERRMELVRVVSHNTHKRMVSCLQGHIGADAEKRHSVPRLYTGNGQKKLPLTALSQAMVEGGNQLGEDSLIGKMMEVCGEAENRLASELMQHELQIEKDVLDPLSQLAELDIPNILKQRKQLAKLVLDYDSARARWLQATKSIISGTNTQALTAKADLLKEEMDEAMNKVELCKDQLAADMYSFFSKEGDYACYFVTLLEAQADYHRRSLTVLESVLPTIQAQQDSWTEKPAFGTGLEEHLKRSGREIALPMEACVMMLLETGMKEEGLLRIAAGASKLKKLKAALDCSTSQLEEFYSDPHAVAGALKSYLRELPEPLMTYQLYDDWIQASSVSDPDKRLQALWVVCDKLPKNNKTNLRYLVKFLAKLAQDSEVNKMTPSNIAIVLGPNLMWAKTEGSLAEMAAATSVHVVAIVEPIIQHADWFFPEDVEFNVSGMFAMPTPASNHNNHLDYDSGTIERKRPGSMVGPDNDTTRKDNHLKQRDPTPLLQRNGSGGGGHAVVQLGTGTPGAGSMGPSPHMMRRGTKKQAPAPPKPMNPPPSQLCNSVSHASSFQSLSPTPRLLSSHSPTTPTSPTLQPCATPRRHSSNQPPIQAPSHPPPEPPSQASPPTQPASLGQSGGDQQGSDPSPPGTPTPPDTPPPSTSTPDVAPPSPSPYQSGSLPRPRPVPKPRNRPSIPPPPQPTALASDSNGICATAYKMIDPVMSFKGLSRALVPEFAVDQQPVTASSSSSSSSSSSSSSSSSSSSFCLPPPKDCDLDSESTVL, encoded by the exons ATGAAGAAGCAGTTCAATCGGATGAAACAGCTCGCCAATCAAACTGTTGGCAG GGCGGAGAAAACAGAAGTCCTCAGCGATGACCTCCTCCAG ATTGAGCGCCGCATGGAGTTGGTGCGCGTGGTGTCCCACAACACGCACAAGCGGATGGTGTCGTGTCTACAGGGACACATCGGCGCAGATGCAGAGAAGAGACAT TCCGTACCACGCCTCTATACAGGAAATGGTCAG AAAAAGCTCCCTCTGACTGCACTGTCCCAGGCGATGGTGGAAGGTGGGAACCAATTGGGAGAAGACTCCTTGATAGG gaagaTGATGGAGGTGTGCGGCGAGGCAGAGAACCGCCTGGCATCAGAATTGATGCAACACGAGCTGCAGATAGAGAAGGACGTTCTGGATCCTCTCAGCCAGCTAGCAGAG TTGGACATTCCCAACATCCTGAAGCAGAGGAAACAGCTGGCCAAATTGGTGCTGGACTATGATTCTGCCAGAGCAAG ATGGTTGCAGGCAACCAAGTCAATAATCTCAGGAACAAACACTCAAGCACTGACGGCCAAGGCTGACCTACTCAAGGAGGAAATGGACGAGGCCATGAACAAAGTGGAGCTTTGCAAG GATCAACTCGCTGCAGACATGTACAGTTTCTTCTCAAAGGAAGGGGACTATGCCTGCTACTTtgtaaca CTCTTAGAAGCTCAAGCTGATTACCACAGAAGGTCTCTCACTGTCCTGGAGAGTGTCCTGCCAACCATCCAGGCCCAGCAAG ACTCGTGGACAGAGAAGCCTGCATTTGGCACCGGGCTGGAGGAACACCTGAAAAGGAGTGGAAGGGAGATCGCTCTGCCAATGGAGGCCTGTGTCATGATGCTTCTAGAGACTGGCATGAAGGAAGAG ggtcTGCTCCGAATCGCAGCAGGTGCGTCCAAGCTAAAGAAGCTAAAAGCAGCGCTGGACTGTTCCACGTCACAACTGGAGGAGTTCTACTCTGACCCCCACGCGGTCGCTG GAGCTCTGAAGTCCTACCTGAGGGAACTCCCCGAACCTCTAATGACGTACCAGCTTTATGATGACTGGATCCAGGCATCCAG TGTGTCAGACCCAGACAAGAGGCTGCAGGCGCTATGGGTCGTATGTGACAAGCTACCAAAGAACAATAAAACCAACCTGAG GTATCTGGTGAAGTTTCTAGCCAAACTGGCTCAGGACAGCGAGGTGAACAAAATGACTCCGAGCAACATCGCCATCGTCTTGGGACCCAACCTGATGTGGGCCAAGACTGAGGG GAGTCTGGCTGAAATGGCTGCAGCTACTTCTGTGCACGTGGTGGCCATCGTGGAGCCCATCATCCAGCATGCCGACTGGTTCTTTCCTGAGG ATGTGGAGTTCAACGTGTCCGGCATGTTTGCGATGCCGACACCGGCGTCCAACCACAACAATCACCTTGATTATGACAGTGGCACCATTGAGAGGAAGAGGCCTGGCAGCATGGTGGGACCAGACAACGACACAACGCGCAAAGACAA TCACCTAAAGCAACGGGACCCCACGCCTCTGCTCCAGAGGAACGGCTCTGGAGGAGGGGGCCACGCTGTGGTGCAGCTGGGAACTGGGACCCCCGGGGCTGGATCCATGGGGCCCAGTCCGCATATGATGCGTAGAG GTACCAAGAAGCAGGCTCCCGCCCCTCCCAAACCAATGAACCCTCCACCCAGCCAGCTTTGTAATTCAGTGAGCCACGCCTCCTCGTTCCAGTCCCTCAGCCCCACTCCCAGACTCTTGTCCAGCCACTCGCCCACCACGCCCACCTCTCCCACCTTACAGCCATGTGCCACACCCAGGCGGCACTCCAGCAACCAGCCCCCGATCCAAGCACCCAGCCATCCGCCCCCAGAGCCCCCGTCACAGGCCAGTCCTCCGACGCAGCCCGCATCCCTCGGCCAGTCCGGTGGGGACCAGCAGGGCTCGGACCCCTCACCTCCAGGCACCCCAACCCCTCCAGACACCCCTCCGCCTTCCACTAGCACCCCGGACGTAGCTCCTCCGTCCCCGTCTCCGTACCAGTCGGGCTCCCTTCCCCGGCCGCGACCCGTCCCCAAACCCCGGAACAGACCCAGCATCCCTCCGCCGCCCCAGCCCACTGCACTAGCCAGTGACTCCAATGGGATCTGTGCCACTGCTTACAAGATGATAG ACCCGGTGATGTCTTTCAAAGGCCTCAGTCGAGCTTTGGTCCCAGAGTTCGCTGTGGACCAGCAGCCAGtgacagcctcctcctcctcctcctcctcctcctcatcctcctcctcctcctcctcctcctcctcctccttctgcctgCCTCCTCCCAAAGACTGTGACCTGGACTCTGAGAGCACGGTCCTATAA
- the arhgap17a gene encoding rho GTPase-activating protein 17a isoform X1: MKKQFNRMKQLANQTVGRAEKTEVLSDDLLQIERRMELVRVVSHNTHKRMVSCLQGHIGADAEKRHSVPRLYTGNGQKKLPLTALSQAMVEGGNQLGEDSLIGKMMEVCGEAENRLASELMQHELQIEKDVLDPLSQLAELDIPNILKQRKQLAKLVLDYDSARARWLQATKSIISGTNTQALTAKADLLKEEMDEAMNKVELCKDQLAADMYSFFSKEGDYACYFVTLLEAQADYHRRSLTVLESVLPTIQAQQDSWTEKPAFGTGLEEHLKRSGREIALPMEACVMMLLETGMKEEGLLRIAAGASKLKKLKAALDCSTSQLEEFYSDPHAVAGALKSYLRELPEPLMTYQLYDDWIQASSVSDPDKRLQALWVVCDKLPKNNKTNLRYLVKFLAKLAQDSEVNKMTPSNIAIVLGPNLMWAKTEGSLAEMAAATSVHVVAIVEPIIQHADWFFPEDVEFNVSGMFAMPTPASNHNNHLDYDSGTIERKRPGSMVGPDNDTTRKDNTPNKHSDHTLRRGSNTLGRKQHTSPAFQPPLPPVEAPGHPAAHAPQPSAEPQPQAQSGGSGPDASQQSLAQSLAALAAAQQLLAQHTEELSHLKQRDPTPLLQRNGSGGGGHAVVQLGTGTPGAGSMGPSPHMMRRGTKKQAPAPPKPMNPPPSQLCNSVSHASSFQSLSPTPRLLSSHSPTTPTSPTLQPCATPRRHSSNQPPIQAPSHPPPEPPSQASPPTQPASLGQSGGDQQGSDPSPPGTPTPPDTPPPSTSTPDVAPPSPSPYQSGSLPRPRPVPKPRNRPSIPPPPQPTALASDSNGICATAYKMIDPVMSFKGLSRALVPEFAVDQQPVTASSSSSSSSSSSSSSSSSSSSFCLPPPKDCDLDSESTVL; the protein is encoded by the exons ATGAAGAAGCAGTTCAATCGGATGAAACAGCTCGCCAATCAAACTGTTGGCAG GGCGGAGAAAACAGAAGTCCTCAGCGATGACCTCCTCCAG ATTGAGCGCCGCATGGAGTTGGTGCGCGTGGTGTCCCACAACACGCACAAGCGGATGGTGTCGTGTCTACAGGGACACATCGGCGCAGATGCAGAGAAGAGACAT TCCGTACCACGCCTCTATACAGGAAATGGTCAG AAAAAGCTCCCTCTGACTGCACTGTCCCAGGCGATGGTGGAAGGTGGGAACCAATTGGGAGAAGACTCCTTGATAGG gaagaTGATGGAGGTGTGCGGCGAGGCAGAGAACCGCCTGGCATCAGAATTGATGCAACACGAGCTGCAGATAGAGAAGGACGTTCTGGATCCTCTCAGCCAGCTAGCAGAG TTGGACATTCCCAACATCCTGAAGCAGAGGAAACAGCTGGCCAAATTGGTGCTGGACTATGATTCTGCCAGAGCAAG ATGGTTGCAGGCAACCAAGTCAATAATCTCAGGAACAAACACTCAAGCACTGACGGCCAAGGCTGACCTACTCAAGGAGGAAATGGACGAGGCCATGAACAAAGTGGAGCTTTGCAAG GATCAACTCGCTGCAGACATGTACAGTTTCTTCTCAAAGGAAGGGGACTATGCCTGCTACTTtgtaaca CTCTTAGAAGCTCAAGCTGATTACCACAGAAGGTCTCTCACTGTCCTGGAGAGTGTCCTGCCAACCATCCAGGCCCAGCAAG ACTCGTGGACAGAGAAGCCTGCATTTGGCACCGGGCTGGAGGAACACCTGAAAAGGAGTGGAAGGGAGATCGCTCTGCCAATGGAGGCCTGTGTCATGATGCTTCTAGAGACTGGCATGAAGGAAGAG ggtcTGCTCCGAATCGCAGCAGGTGCGTCCAAGCTAAAGAAGCTAAAAGCAGCGCTGGACTGTTCCACGTCACAACTGGAGGAGTTCTACTCTGACCCCCACGCGGTCGCTG GAGCTCTGAAGTCCTACCTGAGGGAACTCCCCGAACCTCTAATGACGTACCAGCTTTATGATGACTGGATCCAGGCATCCAG TGTGTCAGACCCAGACAAGAGGCTGCAGGCGCTATGGGTCGTATGTGACAAGCTACCAAAGAACAATAAAACCAACCTGAG GTATCTGGTGAAGTTTCTAGCCAAACTGGCTCAGGACAGCGAGGTGAACAAAATGACTCCGAGCAACATCGCCATCGTCTTGGGACCCAACCTGATGTGGGCCAAGACTGAGGG GAGTCTGGCTGAAATGGCTGCAGCTACTTCTGTGCACGTGGTGGCCATCGTGGAGCCCATCATCCAGCATGCCGACTGGTTCTTTCCTGAGG ATGTGGAGTTCAACGTGTCCGGCATGTTTGCGATGCCGACACCGGCGTCCAACCACAACAATCACCTTGATTATGACAGTGGCACCATTGAGAGGAAGAGGCCTGGCAGCATGGTGGGACCAGACAACGACACAACGCGCAAAGACAA CACCCCTAACAAGCACTCGGACCACACCCTTCGTAGAGGCAGTAACACCTTAGGTAGAAAGCAGCACACTTCGCCTGCCTTCCAGCCTCCTTTACCCCCCGTGGAGGCTCCAGGGCACCCGGCCGCGCACGCCCCCCAGCCCTCGGCTGAGCCCCAGCCACAAGCTCAATCAGGGGGCTCAGGGCCTGACGCTTCCCAGCAAAGCTTGGCGCAGAGTCTGGCCGCGCTCGCGGCCGCTCAGCAGCTTCTAGCCCAGCACACTGAGGAGCTCAG TCACCTAAAGCAACGGGACCCCACGCCTCTGCTCCAGAGGAACGGCTCTGGAGGAGGGGGCCACGCTGTGGTGCAGCTGGGAACTGGGACCCCCGGGGCTGGATCCATGGGGCCCAGTCCGCATATGATGCGTAGAG GTACCAAGAAGCAGGCTCCCGCCCCTCCCAAACCAATGAACCCTCCACCCAGCCAGCTTTGTAATTCAGTGAGCCACGCCTCCTCGTTCCAGTCCCTCAGCCCCACTCCCAGACTCTTGTCCAGCCACTCGCCCACCACGCCCACCTCTCCCACCTTACAGCCATGTGCCACACCCAGGCGGCACTCCAGCAACCAGCCCCCGATCCAAGCACCCAGCCATCCGCCCCCAGAGCCCCCGTCACAGGCCAGTCCTCCGACGCAGCCCGCATCCCTCGGCCAGTCCGGTGGGGACCAGCAGGGCTCGGACCCCTCACCTCCAGGCACCCCAACCCCTCCAGACACCCCTCCGCCTTCCACTAGCACCCCGGACGTAGCTCCTCCGTCCCCGTCTCCGTACCAGTCGGGCTCCCTTCCCCGGCCGCGACCCGTCCCCAAACCCCGGAACAGACCCAGCATCCCTCCGCCGCCCCAGCCCACTGCACTAGCCAGTGACTCCAATGGGATCTGTGCCACTGCTTACAAGATGATAG ACCCGGTGATGTCTTTCAAAGGCCTCAGTCGAGCTTTGGTCCCAGAGTTCGCTGTGGACCAGCAGCCAGtgacagcctcctcctcctcctcctcctcctcctcatcctcctcctcctcctcctcctcctcctcctccttctgcctgCCTCCTCCCAAAGACTGTGACCTGGACTCTGAGAGCACGGTCCTATAA
- the arhgap17a gene encoding rho GTPase-activating protein 17a isoform X2 encodes MKKQFNRMKQLANQTVGRAEKTEVLSDDLLQIERRMELVRVVSHNTHKRMVSCLQGHIGADAEKRHKKLPLTALSQAMVEGGNQLGEDSLIGKMMEVCGEAENRLASELMQHELQIEKDVLDPLSQLAELDIPNILKQRKQLAKLVLDYDSARARWLQATKSIISGTNTQALTAKADLLKEEMDEAMNKVELCKDQLAADMYSFFSKEGDYACYFVTLLEAQADYHRRSLTVLESVLPTIQAQQDSWTEKPAFGTGLEEHLKRSGREIALPMEACVMMLLETGMKEEGLLRIAAGASKLKKLKAALDCSTSQLEEFYSDPHAVAGALKSYLRELPEPLMTYQLYDDWIQASSVSDPDKRLQALWVVCDKLPKNNKTNLRYLVKFLAKLAQDSEVNKMTPSNIAIVLGPNLMWAKTEGSLAEMAAATSVHVVAIVEPIIQHADWFFPEDVEFNVSGMFAMPTPASNHNNHLDYDSGTIERKRPGSMVGPDNDTTRKDNTPNKHSDHTLRRGSNTLGRKQHTSPAFQPPLPPVEAPGHPAAHAPQPSAEPQPQAQSGGSGPDASQQSLAQSLAALAAAQQLLAQHTEELSHLKQRDPTPLLQRNGSGGGGHAVVQLGTGTPGAGSMGPSPHMMRRGTKKQAPAPPKPMNPPPSQLCNSVSHASSFQSLSPTPRLLSSHSPTTPTSPTLQPCATPRRHSSNQPPIQAPSHPPPEPPSQASPPTQPASLGQSGGDQQGSDPSPPGTPTPPDTPPPSTSTPDVAPPSPSPYQSGSLPRPRPVPKPRNRPSIPPPPQPTALASDSNGICATAYKMIDPVMSFKGLSRALVPEFAVDQQPVTASSSSSSSSSSSSSSSSSSSSFCLPPPKDCDLDSESTVL; translated from the exons ATGAAGAAGCAGTTCAATCGGATGAAACAGCTCGCCAATCAAACTGTTGGCAG GGCGGAGAAAACAGAAGTCCTCAGCGATGACCTCCTCCAG ATTGAGCGCCGCATGGAGTTGGTGCGCGTGGTGTCCCACAACACGCACAAGCGGATGGTGTCGTGTCTACAGGGACACATCGGCGCAGATGCAGAGAAGAGACAT AAAAAGCTCCCTCTGACTGCACTGTCCCAGGCGATGGTGGAAGGTGGGAACCAATTGGGAGAAGACTCCTTGATAGG gaagaTGATGGAGGTGTGCGGCGAGGCAGAGAACCGCCTGGCATCAGAATTGATGCAACACGAGCTGCAGATAGAGAAGGACGTTCTGGATCCTCTCAGCCAGCTAGCAGAG TTGGACATTCCCAACATCCTGAAGCAGAGGAAACAGCTGGCCAAATTGGTGCTGGACTATGATTCTGCCAGAGCAAG ATGGTTGCAGGCAACCAAGTCAATAATCTCAGGAACAAACACTCAAGCACTGACGGCCAAGGCTGACCTACTCAAGGAGGAAATGGACGAGGCCATGAACAAAGTGGAGCTTTGCAAG GATCAACTCGCTGCAGACATGTACAGTTTCTTCTCAAAGGAAGGGGACTATGCCTGCTACTTtgtaaca CTCTTAGAAGCTCAAGCTGATTACCACAGAAGGTCTCTCACTGTCCTGGAGAGTGTCCTGCCAACCATCCAGGCCCAGCAAG ACTCGTGGACAGAGAAGCCTGCATTTGGCACCGGGCTGGAGGAACACCTGAAAAGGAGTGGAAGGGAGATCGCTCTGCCAATGGAGGCCTGTGTCATGATGCTTCTAGAGACTGGCATGAAGGAAGAG ggtcTGCTCCGAATCGCAGCAGGTGCGTCCAAGCTAAAGAAGCTAAAAGCAGCGCTGGACTGTTCCACGTCACAACTGGAGGAGTTCTACTCTGACCCCCACGCGGTCGCTG GAGCTCTGAAGTCCTACCTGAGGGAACTCCCCGAACCTCTAATGACGTACCAGCTTTATGATGACTGGATCCAGGCATCCAG TGTGTCAGACCCAGACAAGAGGCTGCAGGCGCTATGGGTCGTATGTGACAAGCTACCAAAGAACAATAAAACCAACCTGAG GTATCTGGTGAAGTTTCTAGCCAAACTGGCTCAGGACAGCGAGGTGAACAAAATGACTCCGAGCAACATCGCCATCGTCTTGGGACCCAACCTGATGTGGGCCAAGACTGAGGG GAGTCTGGCTGAAATGGCTGCAGCTACTTCTGTGCACGTGGTGGCCATCGTGGAGCCCATCATCCAGCATGCCGACTGGTTCTTTCCTGAGG ATGTGGAGTTCAACGTGTCCGGCATGTTTGCGATGCCGACACCGGCGTCCAACCACAACAATCACCTTGATTATGACAGTGGCACCATTGAGAGGAAGAGGCCTGGCAGCATGGTGGGACCAGACAACGACACAACGCGCAAAGACAA CACCCCTAACAAGCACTCGGACCACACCCTTCGTAGAGGCAGTAACACCTTAGGTAGAAAGCAGCACACTTCGCCTGCCTTCCAGCCTCCTTTACCCCCCGTGGAGGCTCCAGGGCACCCGGCCGCGCACGCCCCCCAGCCCTCGGCTGAGCCCCAGCCACAAGCTCAATCAGGGGGCTCAGGGCCTGACGCTTCCCAGCAAAGCTTGGCGCAGAGTCTGGCCGCGCTCGCGGCCGCTCAGCAGCTTCTAGCCCAGCACACTGAGGAGCTCAG TCACCTAAAGCAACGGGACCCCACGCCTCTGCTCCAGAGGAACGGCTCTGGAGGAGGGGGCCACGCTGTGGTGCAGCTGGGAACTGGGACCCCCGGGGCTGGATCCATGGGGCCCAGTCCGCATATGATGCGTAGAG GTACCAAGAAGCAGGCTCCCGCCCCTCCCAAACCAATGAACCCTCCACCCAGCCAGCTTTGTAATTCAGTGAGCCACGCCTCCTCGTTCCAGTCCCTCAGCCCCACTCCCAGACTCTTGTCCAGCCACTCGCCCACCACGCCCACCTCTCCCACCTTACAGCCATGTGCCACACCCAGGCGGCACTCCAGCAACCAGCCCCCGATCCAAGCACCCAGCCATCCGCCCCCAGAGCCCCCGTCACAGGCCAGTCCTCCGACGCAGCCCGCATCCCTCGGCCAGTCCGGTGGGGACCAGCAGGGCTCGGACCCCTCACCTCCAGGCACCCCAACCCCTCCAGACACCCCTCCGCCTTCCACTAGCACCCCGGACGTAGCTCCTCCGTCCCCGTCTCCGTACCAGTCGGGCTCCCTTCCCCGGCCGCGACCCGTCCCCAAACCCCGGAACAGACCCAGCATCCCTCCGCCGCCCCAGCCCACTGCACTAGCCAGTGACTCCAATGGGATCTGTGCCACTGCTTACAAGATGATAG ACCCGGTGATGTCTTTCAAAGGCCTCAGTCGAGCTTTGGTCCCAGAGTTCGCTGTGGACCAGCAGCCAGtgacagcctcctcctcctcctcctcctcctcctcatcctcctcctcctcctcctcctcctcctcctccttctgcctgCCTCCTCCCAAAGACTGTGACCTGGACTCTGAGAGCACGGTCCTATAA